In one Culex quinquefasciatus strain JHB chromosome 2, VPISU_Cqui_1.0_pri_paternal, whole genome shotgun sequence genomic region, the following are encoded:
- the LOC6052371 gene encoding microsomal glutathione S-transferase 1: MTSVFDSIDSTVFRSYCFWCAVLVIKMLVMSVLTGMKRHAKKAFANPEDAKTSKGKVVTNDPDVERVRRAHLNDLENIPLFFAIGFLYILTGPSVSLAVNLFRLIGISRIVHTLVYAVVVIPQPARGLAWMGAYIPTWYMAVKVLLAFI, from the exons ATGACCTCCGTGTTCGACAGCATCGATTCCACCGTGTTCCGGTCGTACTGCTTCTGGTGTGCGGTCCTGGTCATCAAGATGCTCGTCATGTCGGTGCTGACCGGCATGAAGCGGCACGCCAAGAAG GCCTTCGCCAACCCTGAGGATGCCAAGACCAGTAAGGGCAAGGTGGTCACCAACGATCCGGACGTCGAACGAGTTCGCCGCGCCCATCTTAACGACCTGGAGAACATCCCGCTGTTCTTCGCTATCGGATTTCTGTACATTTTGACCGGGCCGAGTGTGTCGCTGGCCGTCAACCTGTTCCGCCTCATCGGAATCTCGCGCATTGTTCACACCCTGGTGTACGCCGTGGTTGTCATTCCTCAGCCTGCTCGGGGTCTGGCCTGGATGGGAGCCTATATCCCGACCTGGTACATGGCCGTGAAGGTGCTGTTGGCGTTTATCTAG